The nucleotide window AGCCCCTACGCGCTATACGCTAAAATGCGAGATACGATTCACAAGATGCTAAATACTAACGACTAATTAAGATGGAGGGAAATATGAAAGAATATATTTTAGTTATCAATCCCGGCTCAACTTCTACCAAAATAGCAATATTCAATCAGGAAGGAAAAGAGATTTTTAGCAGGTCTATCACCCATTCCATAGAAGAACTTTCTCAATTTAAATCTCTGTTAGAACAAGGTCCAGTCAGAAAAAAGATAATTTTGGATACCTTAAAAAAGGAAAACATAGAATTTAATTCAATAAAAACGATTATAGGACGGGGCGGTGTATTAAAACCTTTAGAGGCCGGGACTTATGAGGTTAACAACAAACTTATAAATGACTTAAAAAATTCTCCCATTGAGCATGCCTCTAACCTGGGGGGAATTATTGCCCATGAAATAGCTGAAAAAATCGATGTCCCTGCCTATATCGCTGACCCGGTATCGGTTGATGAATTTGCCGATATCGCCCGGATATCCGGGCTAAAAGGAATAGAAAGGAAATCTTTGCTTCATACTTTAAATATCCGGGCCAATGCTTTCCGTTATGCTAGAGAACAAGGGAAAAAGTTCGAGGAAATAAATCTTATTGTAGCCCATTTGGGTGGAGGGATATCTATTGCCCCCATTATGAAAGGGAAAATTGTTGATGTAAATAACGCCAATGACGGAGGACCTTTTTCGCCTGAGCGAAGCGGTTCTCTCCCTAATAAGGCTTTAATTCATCTGTGTTATTCTGGTAAATATTCAGAAAAAGAATTATACAAGTTAATTACCAATCAGGGCGGGCTTGTTTCTTATTTGGGCACTAATGATACAAGAGAGGTAATGAAGAAAATTGAGCAAGGTGATAATTATGCCAAGCTTATTTTTGAGGCAATGTGTTATCAAATCGCCAAAGAAATTGGGGCAATGGCTGCAGTATTAAAAGGAAAAGTTGAAGCAATCATTCTTACCGGAGGCATAGCCCATAATGAAATTTTAGTAAACAAGATAAAAGAACGAGCGGGTTGGATAGCTCCAGTTGTAGTTTATCCAGGAGAAGAAGAAATGAAGGCCTTGGCCCAAGCAGTGATAAGAGTAATAAATGGGGTAGAAAAAGTAAAAACATATTCTTAAAATCAAATTTTAATTTTAATTTTGGCTTTTACAGTGTC belongs to Candidatus Oleimmundimicrobium sp. and includes:
- the buk gene encoding butyrate kinase codes for the protein MKEYILVINPGSTSTKIAIFNQEGKEIFSRSITHSIEELSQFKSLLEQGPVRKKIILDTLKKENIEFNSIKTIIGRGGVLKPLEAGTYEVNNKLINDLKNSPIEHASNLGGIIAHEIAEKIDVPAYIADPVSVDEFADIARISGLKGIERKSLLHTLNIRANAFRYAREQGKKFEEINLIVAHLGGGISIAPIMKGKIVDVNNANDGGPFSPERSGSLPNKALIHLCYSGKYSEKELYKLITNQGGLVSYLGTNDTREVMKKIEQGDNYAKLIFEAMCYQIAKEIGAMAAVLKGKVEAIILTGGIAHNEILVNKIKERAGWIAPVVVYPGEEEMKALAQAVIRVINGVEKVKTYS